A single window of Ananas comosus cultivar F153 linkage group 24, ASM154086v1, whole genome shotgun sequence DNA harbors:
- the LOC109728647 gene encoding uncharacterized protein LOC109728647 has product MIIWMGGGEANQVVQKSLLNVIGKDPLKHKELKQMFVHFASLLVYSFGVRLEFLWKGSIFMMMMVMNLIILEEDTLDVFKSFLNNSKEIMCSPIPLIEPLKSWSWRRSSEVIASNLQNIQRVYLRDEVNYLPNLDRRIVLHDSSEVETQAMESNISSSIIPTRSSYTSYVDTCNGQVLMECFPEFRQNPSEWDDVVDFIECKLGKDYSSWLKKKNRFRMWKYERRCKKKIATKKVKARALKLRPQKNFVR; this is encoded by the exons ATGATAATTTGGATGGGAGGAg GTGAAGCAAATCAAGTGGTGCAGAAGAGTTTGCTCAATGTGATTGGAAAGGATCCTCTTAAGCATAAGGAGCTGAAGCAAATGTTTGTACATTTCGCAAGCCTCTTAGTGTATAGTTTTGGCGTAAGACTTGAGTTTCTATGGAAAGGCAGCATTTTTATGATGATGATGGTAATGAACCTTATTATTCTTGAAGAGGATACGTTAGATGTGTTTAAGTCATTTCTTAACAATTCTAAAGAAATCATGTGCTCTCCAATTCCCCTAATTGAACCTCTAAAG AGTTGGTCCTGGAGAAGATCAAGCGAGGTAATAGCATCAAACCTGCAAAACATACAAAGGGTTTATTTAAGAGATGAAGTTAATTATCTCCCTAACTTGGATCGGAG aATAGTTCTTCATGACAGTAGTGAAGTCGAAACTCAGGCCATGGAATCAAATATCTCCTCAAGTATTATTCCTACGCGGTCTTCCTACACAAGCTATGTCGATACATGTAACGGCCAGGTTCTTATGGAGTGTTTTCCAGAATTTCGCCAGAATCCCTCCGAATGGGACGATGTAGTGGACTTCATTGAGTGCAAGCTTGGAAAGGATTATTCGAGCTggttgaagaagaagaacagaTTCAGGATGTGGAAGTATGAGAGGAGATGCAAAAAGAAAATTGCCACGAAAAAAGTTAAAGCACGGGCTTTGAAACTTAGACCTCAGAAAAATTTTGTCAGATGA